The Streptococcus mitis genome has a segment encoding these proteins:
- the pyrH gene encoding UMP kinase, whose amino-acid sequence MANPKYKRILIKLSGEALAGERGVGIDIQTVQTIAKEIQEVHSLGIEIALVIGGGNLWRGEPAAEAGMDRVQADYTGMLGTVMNALVMADSLQQVGVDTRVQTAIAMQQVAEPYVRGRALRHLEKGRIVIFGAGIGSPYFSTDTTAALRAAEIEADAILMAKNGVDGVYNADPKKDKTAVKFEELTHRDVINKGLRIMDSTASTLSMDNDIDLVVFNMNQPGNIKRVVFGENIGTTVSNNI is encoded by the coding sequence ATGGCGAATCCCAAGTATAAACGTATTTTAATCAAGTTATCAGGTGAAGCCCTTGCCGGTGAACGTGGCGTAGGGATTGATATCCAAACAGTTCAAACAATCGCAAAAGAGATTCAAGAAGTTCATAGCTTAGGTATCGAAATTGCCCTTGTTATCGGTGGAGGAAATCTCTGGCGTGGAGAACCTGCAGCAGAAGCAGGTATGGACCGCGTTCAGGCTGATTACACAGGAATGCTTGGGACTGTTATGAATGCTCTTGTGATGGCAGATTCATTGCAACAAGTTGGGGTTGATACACGTGTGCAAACAGCTATTGCTATGCAACAAGTGGCAGAGCCTTACGTACGTGGACGTGCCCTTCGTCATCTTGAAAAAGGCCGTATCGTTATCTTTGGTGCCGGAATTGGTTCACCTTACTTCTCAACAGATACAACAGCGGCCCTTCGTGCAGCTGAAATCGAAGCAGATGCTATTCTTATGGCTAAAAACGGTGTCGATGGTGTTTACAATGCCGATCCTAAGAAAGACAAGACAGCCGTTAAGTTTGAAGAATTGACCCACCGTGACGTTATCAATAAAGGTCTTCGTATCATGGACTCAACAGCTTCAACCCTCTCAATGGATAACGACATTGACTTGGTTGTCTTCAACATGAACCAACCAGGCAACATCAAACGTGTCGTATTTGGTGAAAATATCGGAACAACAGTTTCAAATAATATCTAA
- the trmFO gene encoding methylenetetrahydrofolate--tRNA-(uracil(54)-C(5))-methyltransferase (FADH(2)-oxidizing) TrmFO — translation MSQSYINVIGAGLAGSEAAYQIAERGIPVKLYEMRGVKSTPQHKTDNFAELVCSNSLRGDALTNAVGLLKEEMRRLGSVILESAEATRVPAGGALAVDRDGFSQMVTEKVANHPLIEVVRDEITELPTDVITVVATGPLTSDALAEKIHALNDGDGFYFYDAAAPIIDVNTIDMSKVYLKSRYDKGEAAYLNAPMTKQEFMDFHEALVNAEEAPLNSFEKEKYFEGCMPIEVMAKRGIKTMLYGPMKPVGLEYPDDYTGPRDGEFKTPYAVVQLRQDNAAGSLYNIVGFQTHLKWGEQKRVFQMIPGLENAEFVRYGVMHRNSYMDSPNLLEQTYRSKKQPNLFFAGQMTGVEGYVESAASGLVAGINAARLFKGESEAIFPETTAIGSLAHYITHADSKHFQPMNVNFGIIKELEGERIRDKKARYEKIAERALSDLEEFLTV, via the coding sequence GTGTCTCAATCTTATATCAATGTTATCGGTGCTGGTTTGGCAGGTTCTGAAGCAGCCTACCAAATCGCAGAGCGTGGTATTCCAGTTAAACTTTATGAAATGCGTGGTGTCAAGTCAACACCCCAGCACAAAACAGACAATTTTGCTGAGTTAGTTTGTTCTAATTCCCTTCGTGGGGATGCTTTGACAAATGCAGTTGGTCTTCTCAAGGAAGAAATGCGTCGCTTGGGTTCTGTTATTTTGGAATCTGCTGAGGCTACACGTGTTCCTGCAGGTGGTGCTCTTGCCGTGGACCGAGATGGTTTCTCACAGATGGTGACTGAAAAAGTTGCCAACCACCCTTTGATTGAAGTGGTTCGTGATGAAATTACAGAATTGCCGACAGATGTTATTACGGTTGTCGCTACTGGTCCTTTGACCAGCGATGCTCTAGCTGAAAAGATTCATGCCCTTAATGACGGCGATGGTTTCTATTTCTACGATGCGGCAGCCCCTATTATCGACGTCAACACCATCGATATGAGCAAGGTCTATCTCAAGTCTCGTTATGATAAGGGAGAAGCCGCTTATCTCAACGCTCCCATGACCAAGCAAGAGTTTATGGATTTCCATGAAGCCTTGGTTAATGCGGAAGAAGCACCGCTCAATTCTTTCGAAAAAGAAAAGTACTTTGAAGGTTGTATGCCTATCGAAGTTATGGCCAAACGTGGCATTAAAACTATGCTTTATGGTCCTATGAAACCAGTCGGTCTGGAGTATCCAGACGACTATACTGGACCTCGTGATGGCGAATTTAAAACACCGTACGCGGTTGTGCAGCTTCGCCAGGACAATGCGGCTGGTAGCCTCTACAATATCGTCGGTTTCCAGACCCACCTCAAATGGGGAGAACAAAAACGAGTCTTCCAAATGATTCCTGGTCTTGAAAATGCTGAGTTTGTCCGTTATGGGGTCATGCACCGCAATTCTTATATGGATTCACCAAATCTTCTTGAGCAGACTTACCGTTCTAAGAAACAACCAAATCTCTTCTTTGCTGGTCAGATGACGGGTGTGGAAGGCTATGTTGAGTCAGCTGCTTCAGGCTTGGTTGCGGGAATTAACGCTGCTCGTCTTTTCAAGGGAGAAAGTGAGGCGATTTTCCCAGAAACAACAGCGATTGGAAGTTTAGCTCATTACATCACTCATGCGGACAGCAAACATTTCCAACCGATGAATGTCAACTTTGGGATTATCAAGGAGTTGGAAGGCGAGCGTATTCGTGATAAGAAGGCTCGTTATGAAAAAATTGCTGAGCGTGCCCTTAGTGATTTAGAGGAATTTTTAACAGTCTAA
- the rsmI gene encoding 16S rRNA (cytidine(1402)-2'-O)-methyltransferase — MQIQKSFKGQSPYGKLYLVATPIGNLDDMTFRAIETLKEVDYIAAEDTRNTGLLLKHFDISTKQISFHEHNAKEKIPDLIGFLKAGQSIAQVSDAGLPSISDPGHDLVKAAIEEEIAVVTVPGASAGISALIASGLAPQPHIFYGFLPRKSGQQKQFFDSKKDYPETQIFYESPHRVADTLENMLEVYGDRSVVLVRELTKIYEEYQRGTISELLESIAATPLKGECLLIVEGASQDVEEKDEEDLFLEIQARIQQGMKKNQAIKKVAKIYQWNKSQLYAAYHDWEENQEND; from the coding sequence ATGCAGATTCAAAAAAGTTTTAAGGGGCAGTCTCCCTATGGCAAGCTGTATCTAGTGGCAACGCCGATTGGCAATCTAGATGATATGACCTTTCGAGCCATCGAGACCCTGAAAGAAGTTGATTATATTGCGGCTGAGGACACGCGCAATACAGGTCTATTGCTCAAGCATTTTGACATTTCTACCAAGCAAATCAGTTTTCATGAGCACAATGCCAAGGAAAAGATTCCTGATTTGATTGGTTTCCTGAAAGCAGGGCAAAGTATTGCTCAGGTATCCGACGCGGGTCTGCCTAGCATCTCAGACCCTGGTCATGATTTGGTTAAGGCAGCAATTGAGGAAGAAATTGCGGTTGTGACTGTTCCAGGTGCCTCTGCAGGAATTTCTGCCTTGATTGCCAGTGGTTTAGCGCCACAGCCACATATCTTTTACGGCTTTTTACCGAGAAAATCAGGCCAGCAAAAGCAATTTTTTGACTCGAAAAAAGACTATCCTGAAACTCAAATTTTCTATGAATCGCCTCATCGTGTGGCAGATACGTTAGAAAATATGCTAGAAGTCTATGGTGACCGCTCGGTCGTTTTAGTCAGGGAATTGACTAAAATCTATGAAGAATACCAAAGAGGTACCATTTCTGAATTGCTGGAAAGTATCGCTGCAACGCCACTCAAGGGCGAATGCCTTCTCATTGTTGAAGGTGCCAGCCAAGATGTGGAGGAAAAAGATGAGGAGGACTTGTTCTTAGAAATCCAAGCCCGTATCCAGCAAGGCATGAAGAAAAATCAAGCTATCAAGAAAGTCGCTAAGATTTACCAGTGGAATAAGAGTCAACTCTACGCTGCCTATCACGACTGGGAAGAAAATCAAGAAAATGACTAA
- the yabA gene encoding DNA replication initiation control protein YabA, whose translation MDKKELFDALDDFSQQLLVTLADVEAIKKNLKSLVEENTALRLENSKLRERLGEVEADAPVKAKHVRESVRRIYRDGFHVCNDFYGQRREQDEECMFCDELLYRE comes from the coding sequence ATGGACAAAAAAGAATTATTTGACGCGCTGGATGATTTTTCCCAACAGTTATTGGTAACCTTGGCCGATGTGGAAGCCATCAAGAAAAATCTCAAGAGCCTGGTAGAGGAAAATACAGCTCTTCGCTTGGAAAATAGTAAGTTGCGCGAACGCTTGGGTGAGGTGGAAGCAGACGCTCCCGTCAAGGCCAAGCATGTTCGTGAAAGTGTCCGTCGCATTTACCGGGATGGATTTCACGTATGTAATGATTTTTATGGACAACGTCGGGAGCAGGACGAGGAATGTATGTTCTGTGACGAGTTGTTATACAGGGAGTAG
- a CDS encoding DNA polymerase III subunit delta' codes for MKQDQLKAWQPDQFDRFVRILEQDQLNHAYLFSGFFGSLEMAQFLAKSLFCTDKVGVLPCEKCRNCKLIEQGEFPDVTLIKPVNQVIKTERIRELVGQFSQAGIESQQQVFIIEQAEKMHPNAANSLLKVIEEPQSEVYIFFLTSDEEKILPTIRSRTQIFHFKKQEEKLILLLEQMGLVKKKATLLAQFSQSRAEAEKLANQAGFWTLVDESERLLTWLVVKKKESYLQVAKLANLADDKEKQDQVLRILEVLCGQDILQARVRVILQDLLEARKMWQANVSFQNAMEYLVLKEI; via the coding sequence ATGAAACAAGATCAACTAAAGGCCTGGCAGCCAGATCAGTTTGACCGCTTTGTCCGTATCCTAGAACAAGACCAGCTCAATCATGCCTATCTCTTTTCAGGTTTCTTTGGAAGCTTGGAAATGGCGCAATTTTTAGCTAAGAGCCTCTTTTGTACAGATAAGGTAGGCGTTTTACCATGTGAGAAATGCCGAAATTGTAAGCTGATTGAACAGGGAGAATTTCCCGATGTCACTTTGATTAAGCCAGTCAATCAGGTTATTAAGACAGAACGCATTCGAGAATTGGTGGGTCAGTTTTCCCAAGCAGGGATTGAAAGTCAGCAACAGGTCTTTATTATCGAGCAGGCGGAAAAAATGCATCCTAACGCAGCTAATTCTCTGCTCAAGGTCATCGAAGAACCCCAGAGTGAAGTTTACATTTTCTTCTTGACCAGTGATGAGGAGAAGATTTTACCTACAATCCGAAGTCGGACGCAAATTTTTCACTTTAAAAAACAAGAAGAGAAGCTCATCTTGCTCTTAGAACAAATGGGACTGGTTAAGAAAAAAGCGACTCTTTTAGCCCAGTTTAGTCAATCGCGAGCTGAAGCAGAAAAGTTAGCTAATCAGGCAGGCTTTTGGACCTTGGTTGATGAAAGTGAACGCCTGCTGACTTGGTTAGTGGTTAAGAAAAAAGAAAGTTATCTGCAGGTTGCTAAATTAGCCAACTTGGCAGATGACAAGGAAAAACAAGATCAGGTTTTACGGATTCTTGAAGTTCTCTGTGGACAAGATATTCTACAAGCAAGAGTAAGAGTGATTTTACAAGATTTGCTAGAAGCTAGAAAAATGTGGCAGGCTAATGTCAGCTTTCAAAATGCCATGGAATATCTGGTCTTGAAAGAAATATAA
- the tmk gene encoding dTMP kinase produces the protein MSKGFLVSLEGPEGAGKTSVLEALLPILEEKGVEMLTTREPGGVLIGEKIREVILDPSHTQMDAKTELLLYIASRRQHLVEKVLPALEAGKLVIMDRFIDSSVAYQGFGRGLDIDAIDWLNQFATDGLKPDLTLYFDIEVEEGLARIAANSNREVNRLDLEGLDLHKKVRQGYLSLLDKEGNRIVKIDASLPLEQVVETTKAVLFDRMGLTR, from the coding sequence ATGTCAAAAGGATTTTTAGTCTCTCTTGAGGGACCAGAGGGAGCAGGAAAGACCAGTGTTTTAGAGGCTCTGCTCCCAATTTTAGAGGAAAAAGGGGTAGAGATGCTGACGACCCGTGAACCTGGCGGAGTCTTGATTGGGGAGAAGATTCGGGAAGTAATTTTGGATCCAAGTCATACTCAGATGGATGCTAAGACAGAGCTCCTTCTCTATATTGCTAGTCGCAGACAGCATTTGGTGGAAAAAGTTCTTCCAGCCCTTGAAGCTGGCAAGTTGGTCATTATGGACCGCTTCATCGATAGTTCCGTTGCATATCAGGGATTTGGTCGTGGCTTGGATATTGACGCCATTGATTGGCTCAATCAGTTTGCGACAGATGGCCTTAAACCCGACTTGACACTCTATTTTGACATCGAGGTGGAAGAAGGACTGGCTCGCATTGCTGCTAATAGCAATCGTGAGGTCAATCGTTTGGACTTGGAAGGGTTGGACTTGCATAAAAAAGTTCGTCAAGGCTACCTTTCTCTTCTGGATAAAGAAGGAAATCGCATTGTCAAGATTGATGCTAGCCTCCCTTTGGAGCAGGTTGTGGAAACTACCAAGGCTGTCTTGTTTGACAGAATGGGTTTGACAAGATGA
- the proC gene encoding pyrroline-5-carboxylate reductase, protein MKIGFIGLGNMGASLAKSVLQARPSDEILLANRSQAKVDAFIADFGGQASSNEEIFAEADVIFLGVKPAQFSDLLSQYQTILEKRESLLLISMAAGLTLEKLASLLPSQHRIIRMMPNTPASIGQGVISYALSPNCRAEDSDLFCQLLTKAGLLVELGEGLIDAATGLAGCGPAFVYLFIEALADAGVQTGLPREIALKMAAQTMVGAGQLVLESQQHPGVLKDQVCSPGGSTIAGVASLEAHAFRGTVMDAVGQAYKRTQELGK, encoded by the coding sequence ATGAAGATTGGATTTATCGGTTTGGGGAATATGGGTGCTAGCTTGGCTAAGTCTGTCTTGCAGGCTAGACCGTCAGATGAGATTCTCCTTGCCAATCGTAGTCAAGCTAAGGTAGATGCTTTCATTGCAGACTTTGGTGGTCAGGCTTCTAGCAATGAAGAAATATTCGCAGAAGCAGATGTGATTTTTCTAGGAGTAAAGCCTGCACAGTTCTCAGACTTGCTTTCTCAATACCAGACTATCCTTGAAAAACGAGAAAGTCTTCTTTTGATTTCTATGGCAGCTGGATTGACCTTGGAAAAACTCGCTAGTCTTCTTCCAAGTCAGCACAGAATTATTCGTATGATGCCAAATACCCCTGCTTCTATTGGTCAAGGAGTGATTAGTTATGCCTTGTCTCCTAATTGCAGGGCTGAGGACAGTGATCTCTTTTGTCAGCTTTTAACCAAGGCTGGACTCTTGGTTGAACTTGGGGAAGGCTTAATCGACGCGGCGACAGGTCTTGCAGGTTGTGGACCGGCCTTTGTCTATCTCTTTATTGAGGCCTTGGCAGATGCAGGTGTTCAGACAGGATTACCACGAGAAATAGCACTGAAAATGGCGGCTCAAACTATGGTAGGAGCTGGGCAATTGGTCCTTGAAAGTCAGCAACATCCTGGAGTATTGAAAGACCAAGTTTGTAGCCCAGGCGGTTCGACTATAGCTGGTGTAGCAAGCTTAGAAGCGCATGCTTTTCGAGGAACGGTCATGGATGCAGTTGGTCAAGCCTACAAACGAACACAAGAATTAGGTAAATAA
- a CDS encoding glutamate-5-semialdehyde dehydrogenase, with translation MVSTQEQFEQVQAVKKSINTASEEVKNQALLAMADHLSAATEEILAANALDLDAAKGKISDVMLDRLYLDAGRIEAMATGIREVVALPDPIGEILETNQLENGLLITKKRVAMGVIGIIYESRPNVTSDAAALALKSGNAVVLRSGKDAYQTAHAIVTALKKGLETTTIHPDVIQLVEDTSRESSYAMMKAKGYLDLLIPRGGAGLINAVVENAIVPVIETGTGIVHVYVDKDADEDKALSIINNAKTSRPSVCNAMEVLLVHEDKVASFLPRLEQVLVADRKEAGLEPIQFRLDEKASQFVSGQAAEAQDFDTEFLDYVLAVKVVSSLEEAVAHIETHSTHHSDAIMTENAEAAAYFTDQVDSAAVYVNASTRFTDGGQFGLGCEMGISTQKLHARGPMGLKELTSYKYVVTGDGQIRE, from the coding sequence ATGGTAAGTACACAAGAACAATTTGAACAGGTACAGGCTGTTAAAAAATCGATCAATACAGCTAGTGAAGAGGTGAAAAACCAAGCCTTGCTAGCCATGGCTGATCACTTATCAGCAGCTACTGAGGAAATTTTAGCAGCCAATGCCCTTGATCTGGACGCTGCTAAGGGTAAAATCTCAGATGTGATGCTGGATCGTCTTTATTTGGATGCAGGTCGTATAGAAGCAATGGCAACTGGGATTCGTGAAGTGGTTGCTTTACCAGATCCAATCGGTGAAATTTTAGAAACCAATCAGCTTGAAAATGGTTTGCTTATCACCAAAAAACGTGTGGCTATGGGTGTTATTGGTATTATCTATGAAAGTCGTCCAAATGTGACGTCTGACGCAGCTGCTCTAGCTCTTAAGAGTGGAAATGCGGTTGTTCTTCGTAGTGGTAAGGATGCCTATCAAACAGCTCATGCTATTGTCACAGCCTTGAAAAAGGGCTTGGAGACGACTACCATTCACCCAGATGTGATTCAACTGGTGGAAGATACCAGCCGTGAAAGTAGCTATGCTATGATGAAGGCCAAGGGCTATCTAGACCTTCTTATTCCTCGTGGAGGAGCTGGGTTGATCAATGCGGTGGTTGAGAATGCTATCGTACCTGTTATCGAGACAGGGACTGGGATTGTCCATGTTTATGTCGATAAGGACGCAGATGAAGATAAGGCTTTATCTATTATCAACAATGCTAAAACCAGTCGTCCTTCTGTTTGTAATGCCATGGAGGTTCTGCTGGTTCATGAAGACAAGGTAGCAAGTTTCCTTCCTCGCTTGGAGCAAGTGCTGGTTGCAGATCGAAAAGAAGCTGGTCTGGAACCAATTCAATTCCGTTTGGATGAAAAAGCAAGTCAGTTTGTTTCAGGTCAAGCAGCTGAGGCCCAAGACTTTGACACCGAGTTTTTAGACTATGTATTAGCTGTTAAGGTTGTGAGCAGTTTAGAAGAAGCGGTTGCCCATATTGAAACCCACAGTACCCATCATTCGGATGCCATTATGACGGAAAATGCTGAAGCTGCAGCTTACTTTACAGATCAAGTGGACTCTGCAGCTGTCTATGTCAATGCCTCAACTCGTTTCACAGATGGTGGCCAATTTGGTCTGGGTTGCGAAATGGGGATTTCAACTCAGAAACTGCACGCGCGTGGTCCAATGGGCTTGAAAGAGTTGACCAGCTACAAGTATGTGGTCACTGGTGACGGACAGATAAGGGAGTAA
- the proB gene encoding glutamate 5-kinase — MKFKRIVFKVGTSSLTNEDGSLSRSKVKAITQQLAMLHEAGHELILVSSGAIAAGFGALGFKKRPTKIADKQASAAVGQGLLLEEYTTNLLLRQIVSAQILLTQDDFVDKRRYKNAHQALSVLLSRGAIPIINENDSVVIDELKVGDNDTLSAQVAAMVQADLLVLLTDVDGLYTGNPNSDSRAKRLERIETINREIIDMAGGAGSSNGTGGMLTKIKAATIATESGVPVYICSSLKSDAMIEAAEETKDGSYFVAQEKGLRTQKQWLAFYAQSQGSIWVDKGAAEALSQHGKSLLLSGIVDAEGAFSYGDIVTVFDKESGKSLGKGRVQFGASALEDMLRSQKAKGVLIHRDDWISITPEIQLLFTEF; from the coding sequence ATGAAATTCAAACGGATTGTCTTTAAGGTGGGGACTTCTTCTCTGACGAATGAGGATGGAAGTTTATCACGTAGTAAGGTAAAGGCTATTACCCAGCAGTTGGCTATGCTGCACGAGGCTGGTCATGAATTGATTTTGGTGTCGTCAGGTGCCATTGCAGCTGGTTTTGGGGCCTTAGGATTTAAAAAGCGTCCGACTAAGATTGCTGATAAACAGGCTTCAGCAGCGGTAGGGCAAGGGCTTTTGTTGGAAGAATACACGACCAATCTTCTCTTGCGCCAAATCGTTTCTGCACAAATCTTGCTGACCCAGGATGACTTTGTTGATAAGCGTCGTTATAAAAATGCCCATCAGGCTTTGTCAGTTCTACTTAGCCGTGGAGCGATTCCTATCATCAATGAGAATGACAGTGTCGTTATTGATGAGCTCAAGGTTGGGGACAATGATACTCTAAGTGCTCAGGTAGCAGCCATGGTCCAAGCAGACCTTTTGGTTCTCTTGACAGATGTGGACGGTCTCTATACTGGAAATCCTAATTCAGATTCAAGAGCCAAACGCTTGGAGCGAATCGAGACCATCAATCGTGAGATTATCGATATGGCCGGTGGAGCTGGTTCGTCAAACGGAACTGGTGGCATGTTAACCAAAATCAAAGCTGCAACTATTGCGACAGAATCAGGAGTTCCTGTTTATATCTGTTCATCCTTGAAATCAGATGCCATGATTGAGGCAGCTGAGGAGACCAAGGATGGTTCCTACTTTGTTGCGCAAGAGAAGGGACTTCGTACCCAGAAACAATGGCTGGCCTTTTATGCTCAGAGTCAAGGTTCTATTTGGGTTGATAAAGGAGCTGCAGAAGCTCTCTCTCAACATGGAAAGAGTCTTCTTTTATCTGGTATTGTTGACGCAGAAGGAGCCTTTTCTTACGGTGATATCGTGACAGTATTTGACAAGGAAAGTGGAAAATCACTTGGAAAAGGACGCGTGCAATTTGGTGCATCTGCTTTGGAGGATATGTTGCGTTCCCAAAAAGCCAAGGGTGTCCTGATTCACCGCGATGACTGGATTTCCATTACTCCTGAAATCCAACTACTCTTTACAGAATTTTAG
- a CDS encoding RluA family pseudouridine synthase, translating into MEIKIEIGGLRLDKALSDLTELSRSLANEQIKSGQVLVNGQVKKAKYTVQEGDVVTYHVPEPEVLEYVAENLPLDIIYQDEDVAVVNKPQGMVVHPSAGHTSGTLVNALMYHIKDLSGINGVLRPGIVHRIDKDTSGLLMIAKNDEAHLALAQELKDKKSLRKYWAIVHGNLPNDRGVIEAPIGRSEKDRKKQAVTAKGKPAVTRFHVLERFGDYSLVELQLETGRTHQIRVHMAYIGHPVAGDEVYGPRKTLKGHGQFLHAKTLGFTHPRTGETLEFTADIPEIFKETLESLRKN; encoded by the coding sequence ATGGAAATTAAAATTGAAATAGGTGGACTGCGTTTAGACAAGGCTCTGTCGGATTTGACAGAATTATCACGCAGTCTCGCGAATGAACAAATCAAATCAGGCCAGGTCTTGGTCAATGGCCAAGTCAAGAAAGCTAAGTACACGGTCCAAGAGGGCGATGTCGTCACTTACCATGTGCCAGAACCAGAGGTTTTAGAGTATGTGGCTGAGAATCTTCCACTAGACATCATCTACCAAGATGAGGATGTGGCTGTCGTTAACAAGCCTCAGGGGATGGTTGTGCATCCGAGTGCTGGTCATACCAGTGGGACCCTAGTAAATGCCCTCATGTATCATATTAAGGACTTGTCGGGTATCAATGGGGTTCTGCGTCCAGGAATTGTTCACCGTATTGATAAAGATACGTCAGGCCTTCTCATGATTGCTAAAAACGATGAGGCGCACCTAGCACTTGCCCAAGAACTCAAGGATAAAAAGTCTCTCCGCAAATATTGGGCGATTGTTCATGGAAATCTGCCTAATGATCGTGGTGTGATTGAAGCTCCGATTGGTCGTAGTGAAAAAGACCGTAAGAAACAGGCTGTGACTGCTAAAGGGAAACCTGCAGTGACGCGTTTTCACGTCTTGGAGCGCTTTGGTGATTATAGCTTAGTAGAGTTGCAACTGGAGACAGGGCGTACCCATCAAATCCGTGTTCACATGGCTTATATCGGCCATCCAGTCGCTGGTGATGAAGTCTATGGTCCACGTAAGACCCTGAAAGGGCATGGACAATTTCTTCATGCTAAAACCCTAGGCTTTACCCATCCGAGAACAGGTGAGACCTTGGAATTTACTGCAGATATCCCAGAGATTTTTAAGGAAACATTGGAGAGTTTGAGAAAGAATTAG
- the lspA gene encoding signal peptidase II, translated as MKKRGIVAVLILLLIALDQLVKSYIVQQIPLGEVRTWIPKLVSLTYLQNRGAAFSMLQDQQWFFAIITLVVMVGAIWYLHKHMEDSIWMVIGLTLIIAGGLGNFIDRLSQGFVVDMFHLDFINFAIFNVADSYLTVGVIILLIAMLKEEMNGN; from the coding sequence ATGAAAAAAAGAGGAATAGTAGCAGTTTTGATTTTACTCTTAATTGCCCTAGATCAGTTGGTTAAATCCTATATCGTCCAGCAGATTCCATTAGGTGAGGTTCGGACTTGGATTCCGAAACTTGTTAGTTTAACTTACCTTCAAAATCGTGGTGCGGCCTTCTCCATGTTACAAGACCAGCAGTGGTTCTTTGCTATTATTACATTGGTCGTCATGGTGGGTGCTATTTGGTATCTACATAAACACATGGAAGACTCAATTTGGATGGTGATTGGCCTAACCTTAATCATCGCTGGAGGTCTTGGGAACTTTATTGATAGGCTGAGTCAGGGTTTTGTTGTGGATATGTTTCACCTTGACTTTATCAACTTTGCGATTTTTAATGTAGCAGATAGTTATCTGACTGTTGGTGTGATTATTTTATTGATTGCAATGCTAAAAGAGGAAATGAATGGAAATTAA
- a CDS encoding LysR family transcriptional regulator, producing MNIQQLRYVVAIANSGTFREAAEKMYVSQPSLSISVRDLEKELGFKIFRRTSSGTFLTRRGMEFYEKAQELVKGFDIFQNQYANPEEEKDEFSIASQHYDFLPPTITAFSKRYPDYKNFRIFESTTVQILDEVAQGHSEIGIIYLNNQNKKGIMQRVEKLGLEVIELLPFHTHIYLREGHPLAKKDELVMEDLVDLPTVRFTQEKDEYLYYSENFVDTSSSSQMFNVTDRATLNGILERTDAYATGSGFLDSDSVNGITVIRLKDNLDNHMVFVKREEVELSQAGTLFVEVMQEYFNQKRKS from the coding sequence ATGAACATTCAACAATTACGCTATGTTGTGGCCATTGCAAATAGTGGTACTTTTCGTGAAGCAGCTGAAAAGATGTATGTGAGTCAGCCAAGTCTGTCTATTTCTGTTCGTGATTTGGAAAAAGAGTTGGGCTTTAAGATTTTTCGTCGTACAAGTTCAGGAACGTTCTTGACTCGTCGTGGAATGGAGTTTTATGAGAAGGCTCAAGAGTTGGTCAAGGGCTTTGATATTTTTCAAAATCAGTATGCCAATCCTGAGGAAGAAAAGGATGAATTTTCAATTGCCAGCCAACACTATGACTTTTTACCACCAACCATTACAGCTTTTTCAAAACGTTATCCGGATTATAAGAACTTTCGTATTTTTGAGTCTACTACCGTTCAAATTCTGGATGAAGTGGCACAAGGTCACAGTGAGATTGGGATTATCTATCTAAACAACCAAAATAAAAAAGGAATTATGCAACGGGTTGAAAAGTTAGGCCTTGAGGTCATTGAATTGCTTCCTTTCCATACTCATATTTATTTGCGTGAAGGTCATCCTTTGGCAAAGAAAGATGAACTGGTTATGGAGGATTTGGTTGATTTACCAACAGTTCGCTTCACTCAAGAAAAGGATGAGTATCTCTATTATTCTGAGAATTTTGTAGACACTAGTTCTAGTTCTCAAATGTTTAATGTGACGGATCGCGCTACCTTAAACGGTATTTTGGAGCGGACAGACGCTTATGCGACTGGTTCAGGATTTTTAGATAGTGATAGTGTGAATGGAATTACCGTTATTCGACTTAAAGATAATCTCGATAACCACATGGTCTTTGTCAAACGTGAAGAAGTCGAGCTCAGTCAAGCAGGTACACTTTTTGTTGAGGTCATGCAAGAATATTTTAATCAAAAGAGGAAATCATGA